The sequence TGCCAATTGATCGAGGGCTTCTTGTTCCACCGGGCTCCAATACCCTTTTTGCAGTTGATCTACGATGGCGGGTACCATCCAGGCGGCGCGCAGGTTTTTGGTGTCGGTTTGAAGCCGGGCCATGTCTGCCGTAAAGGGCCGTTCTTCCGACAAGACTGCCTTGATCCGTTCGATTCGGTAGGGATCGGCCCAGGTGTGGGTCAGGTGATAGGGATAATCATCCCCCACCACTCGATTGTTGGCGGTGGCGATCACCCCTTCTTCCGGATTGACGATGGTGGGCAGCTCTTCCCAGGGGATGTATTCGTTCCATTCGTACGCTTGTTTCCAACCGGGTGCGGGCAAGAGCGCGTCCCCCTTTTTGCGGATGGGGATGCGACCGTTGGCCCGGTAGGCGATGGTGCCGTCACGGGAAGCGAAGACGAAGTTTTGTGCCGGTGTGTGAAAATAAGAAAGAGCTTCCTTAAAGTCCTCCCAATTTTGCGCCCGGTTGAAGCGGAGAATGGCTTCCAATTCCGTGCTGGGTTCCAGTGCGGTCCAGCGCATCGACAGGGCGGTCTCCCCGTCTTGCTGGTCTTCGGGCAGGGCGAACTCCGATACGATGGGGCCGTGGCGGGTGGTTCGGACGGTGAGGGTGACGGGTTTTCCGTCTTTGACAGGGATGGTCTCTTTTCGTACATGGGCTTCTTCCCAGCGGTCTTCAAAGCGGAATTGATCGGGATTGTCCGGGTTCCGTTTTTCGAGGTAAAGATCCTGTACATCGGGACCTACATTGGTGACGCCCCAGGCGATCTGTTCGTTATGACCCACGACGATCCCGGGAACCCCTGCAAAGGTAACCCCGCTTACCCGCAGTCCGGGTGCTTGCAGGACGCTTTGATACCAGATCGCCGGTGCGGCGATGGAGAGGTGGGGATCGTTGGCCAACAGGGGAAAGCCGGTTTCCGTTTTATCGCCGGCCAGGACCCAGTTGTTGCTGCCGTTAAAGGAGTGGGGCACGGGTGCCTCGGCCAACAGGGCCTTCAGGTCCAGGGAGTGTTTCCGGTTGAACTCGATCCTATCCGATCCGTCGGCGGGATCGGCGGGAAACAGTTCGCGCGCTTGCTCTTCCGGGAAGGATTGGAGCAGTTGATGACGGAACGCTTGTCCCTTCCAGCGTCCGCCCAGATCATAAGCCATATATTTGCCGATGGTGAGGGAATCGACGGGTGTCCAGCGTTCCGGTTCAAATCCCATCAAGGTGAATTCCACCGGGAGGGTACCGGCTTGGCGGGCGCTTCGGATATAGGCGTTTACGCCTCGCGTATAGGCTTCCATCACCCCTCGTGCTTCCAGGGAATAGGATTGCCAGGAGTCTTTCGCCGCCCGACGCAGTCCCAGTGTACGGAAAAAACGGTCCCGGTCTAACGTGGCGGGTCCCGCCATTTCGCTGAGGCGGCCCGATGCGACACGGCGGCTCAACTCCATCTGAAACAGCCGGTCTTGGGCGGTGATGTAGCCCTGGGCCACATACAGATCCTGCTCGGATTCGGCTTTGATGTGGGGGACGCCATGCCGGTCTCGCCGAACGGTCACTTCTCCGTCCAGTCCCTGCAGACTGATGGTTCCCTGCGTACGGGGCAGGGGTGCTTTCAACCAGTTATAAACATAAAGGGAGCCCCCCAGCAGGATCATCACCATCGCGGCGGCTCCCCAGGTGAGGATTTTTTTTAGGCGTCTGGGTTTTTTCATCGTTGCAGCGGATGCAGGCTGGGCTTTCGTCACGGAGAATCCTCCTTTTTCTCTCTATGGATTCGACAGGAAAACCGAATCGTCGCCTTCCCATATTCGACATCGCTTTTGTCAGAATCCTTCCGCTGCCAGCAAAATGAAGATACCAGAGCCGGGTTCTTTCTTGTATGCTAGAAATGGACAGGAGGGGAGAGCCATGAACGAAGAGAAAGAAACCAACGATCCCAATTGGGAGTCCGGGATCCATACGGACTTCTCCAAAGATATGACGTATGGGGATTACCTGCAATTGGACAAAATCCTGGACAGCCAGCGGCTGCTGTCGGGTCATCACGATGAAATGCTGTTTATTATCATCCATCAAGCGACGGAATTGTGGATGAAACTGATTCTGCATGAAATAGACGCAGCCGTCCGATCCATCCGCAGTCAGGAGTTGGAGCCGGCGTTTAAGATGCTGGCACGGGTGTCCCGCATTCAGGAACAGCTGATTCAGTCCTGGGGAGTGTTGTCTACGCTAACCCCATCCGAATATATGGAATTCCGGGACCGGTTGGGTCATTCGTCCGGTTTTCAGTCGTACCAAAATCGCCTGATCGAATTTCATCTGGGCCACAAAAACCCGCGCGTGTTGGAGGTGTTTCGCCACCAGCCGGAGCTGTACCGGCGGTTGGAGACGGTGCTTCATTCCCCCAGCTTATATGATGTCTCCATCCAAGCATTGGCTCAGCGGGGATTGCCTGTGGATGAATCCCGCCTTCAGCGTGATTGGAGCCGGGATTATGAGGCCCATCCCAGTGTGGAGGAAGCGTGGCTCCAGGTATATCGGGATGTGGAGACCCATTGGGATCTGTATGAGTTGGCGGAGAAGCTAGTGGATATCGAAGACCGGCAGCAGCAGTGGCGTTACAATCACATGAAAACGGTGGAGCGGATTATCGGGCATAAGACGGGCACCGGCGGCTCCAGCGGTGTGGGTTATTTAAAGCGGGTGCTGGATCACCGCTTTTTCCCGGAATTGTGGAGTCTGCGGACACGTCTGTAGGGTACAGGGGAGGTTGGATGGATGAGTGGAATGGATGAACAGAAGAAAAAGGCGGAGGCCTGGGACCGGGAGGATCCCCTCAGCCGTTTTCGGGAGGAGTTTTATCTTACCGAAGGACAGATCTACCTGGACGGCAACTCCCTGGGTCTGTTGTCCAAGCGTGCGGAAAAAGAGGTATTTCATACCCTGGGAAGCTGGCGGAAGCATGGGGTGGACGGTTGGACGGGGGGCGAGTCTCCCTGGTTTACGCTGTCGGAGCGCTTAGGTGCGATGACGGCTCCCCTGGTGGGAGCCGATGCGCAGGAAGTGGTGGCGACGGGTTCCACTACGGTAAACTTGCATCAGCTTTTGGCCACTTTTTACCGGCCGGAGGGATCGCGTACCCGTATTCTGGCGGACGCGCTCAATTTTCCCTCGGATATCTATGCGATGCAAAGTCATATCCGCCTCCATGGATTGGATCCGTCGGAGCATCTGATTCGAGTGACCAGCGAAGACGGTCATACCTTGAATGAGGAGACGATCATCGAGGCGATGACCGACGAGGTAGCACTGGTGGTGTTGTCGGCGGTGTTGTATCGGAGCGGTCAGCTGTTGGATATGGAACGGTTGACACGTGCCGCCCGTGAACGGGGAATTCGAATCGGCTGGGATTTGTGTCATTCCATCGGGGCGGTGCCCCACCGGCTGACGGAGTGGGGGGCGGATTTCGCCTTTTGGTGCAACTACAAATATCTGAACAGCGGACCCGGAGGGGTGGGCGGACTTTTTGTCCATCAGCGCCACCACGGACGCATACCGGGGCTGGCCGGCTGGTTCGGGTCGGATAAGGCGGTTCAGTTTGACATGGCCCACCGCTTCACCCCTGCCGCCGATGCCGGTGCTTTCCAGATCGGCACGCCCCACGTGTTGAGTCTGGCTCCCTTGCAAGGCTCGCTGGAACTGTTTCATGAAGCGGGAATGGAACGGATCCGCGAAAAGTCGCTTCGACTCACCCGTTTCCTGATGGAACTGGTAGAGACGCAATTGGCCGGGTTGGGCTTTGCCATCGTCAACCCGCGGGATGACGCCCGCCGCGGCGGCCATGTGGCATTGGCACATCAAGAGGCGGTACGGATCGCTCATGCCTTGAAAGATCACGGCGTCATTCCCGATTTCCGTTCGCCGGACATTGTCCGTTTGGCACCGGTGGCGCTGTATAACTCCTATTTGGATGTATGGGAAGCGGTACGGCGCCTGAAGCGGATCATGGAGGAGAAAGATTACGAACGGTTTGAGAAAAAGCGGGGGGTGGTGGCGTGAGCGGCTGGATCGACATCTCCCAGTTCCTTGACGAGGGGGTGCCCGTCTGGCCCGGCGATACCCCGTTTTCTTACCGGTTGACGTGGACCAAGGAAGAAAGCGGCTCCGTCAATGTGGGCCAGGTGGCCATGAGCACCCATACCGGTACCCATATCGATGCGCCGTTTCATTTTGATGAGGAAGGAAAACGAGTGGGGGAATTGGACCTGGCTGTATACGCAGGTCCTGCCAAGGTGCTGGATCGGGAAGGAATCGGTTGGATCGGCCCCGAAACGCTGGCCGGCGAGGAAATCACCGGTGTGGAACGGATCCTGATCCGAACCGGCGCATGGAAGGATCGCTCCCGTTTTCCGAAAGCGATCCCCCCTGTGGATCCCGCCTTGGCACCCTGGTTGAAACAACGGGGAATCCGGCTGTTGGGCTTGGATCTGCCTTCGGTGGATCCTCTGGACAGCAAGGATTTGCCTGCCCACCACGCGCTGGCCCGCCATGGGGTGCATATCTTGGAAGGGGTGGTTTTGGACGAGGTCCAAGCGGGCACCTATGAGCTGGTTGCCTTCC is a genomic window of Desmospora profundinema containing:
- a CDS encoding penicillin acylase family protein — translated: MTKAQPASAATMKKPRRLKKILTWGAAAMVMILLGGSLYVYNWLKAPLPRTQGTISLQGLDGEVTVRRDRHGVPHIKAESEQDLYVAQGYITAQDRLFQMELSRRVASGRLSEMAGPATLDRDRFFRTLGLRRAAKDSWQSYSLEARGVMEAYTRGVNAYIRSARQAGTLPVEFTLMGFEPERWTPVDSLTIGKYMAYDLGGRWKGQAFRHQLLQSFPEEQARELFPADPADGSDRIEFNRKHSLDLKALLAEAPVPHSFNGSNNWVLAGDKTETGFPLLANDPHLSIAAPAIWYQSVLQAPGLRVSGVTFAGVPGIVVGHNEQIAWGVTNVGPDVQDLYLEKRNPDNPDQFRFEDRWEEAHVRKETIPVKDGKPVTLTVRTTRHGPIVSEFALPEDQQDGETALSMRWTALEPSTELEAILRFNRAQNWEDFKEALSYFHTPAQNFVFASRDGTIAYRANGRIPIRKKGDALLPAPGWKQAYEWNEYIPWEELPTIVNPEEGVIATANNRVVGDDYPYHLTHTWADPYRIERIKAVLSEERPFTADMARLQTDTKNLRAAWMVPAIVDQLQKGYWSPVEQEALDQLAEWNFHDDAELAAPLVYHLMVHEMNQILYEPIDETVLDWFEHMEQTTDRLLRDALAGEPGVWVEQAGGVDTWLERAFRRAVKRAVDRQGDQPSRWQWGAFHQVHFSHPLSNIKPLDRLFNREPLPVGGSKMTVLAADWDKESGQVDHGASWRTVVDLSDLSQARHIVAPGQSGQVMSRWYSDQARAWAAGEMHLTRLNIKDDEPVKTLTLVPSHP
- the kynA gene encoding tryptophan 2,3-dioxygenase — translated: MNEEKETNDPNWESGIHTDFSKDMTYGDYLQLDKILDSQRLLSGHHDEMLFIIIHQATELWMKLILHEIDAAVRSIRSQELEPAFKMLARVSRIQEQLIQSWGVLSTLTPSEYMEFRDRLGHSSGFQSYQNRLIEFHLGHKNPRVLEVFRHQPELYRRLETVLHSPSLYDVSIQALAQRGLPVDESRLQRDWSRDYEAHPSVEEAWLQVYRDVETHWDLYELAEKLVDIEDRQQQWRYNHMKTVERIIGHKTGTGGSSGVGYLKRVLDHRFFPELWSLRTRL
- the kynU gene encoding kynureninase; protein product: MSGMDEQKKKAEAWDREDPLSRFREEFYLTEGQIYLDGNSLGLLSKRAEKEVFHTLGSWRKHGVDGWTGGESPWFTLSERLGAMTAPLVGADAQEVVATGSTTVNLHQLLATFYRPEGSRTRILADALNFPSDIYAMQSHIRLHGLDPSEHLIRVTSEDGHTLNEETIIEAMTDEVALVVLSAVLYRSGQLLDMERLTRAARERGIRIGWDLCHSIGAVPHRLTEWGADFAFWCNYKYLNSGPGGVGGLFVHQRHHGRIPGLAGWFGSDKAVQFDMAHRFTPAADAGAFQIGTPHVLSLAPLQGSLELFHEAGMERIREKSLRLTRFLMELVETQLAGLGFAIVNPRDDARRGGHVALAHQEAVRIAHALKDHGVIPDFRSPDIVRLAPVALYNSYLDVWEAVRRLKRIMEEKDYERFEKKRGVVA
- the kynB gene encoding arylformamidase; translation: MSGWIDISQFLDEGVPVWPGDTPFSYRLTWTKEESGSVNVGQVAMSTHTGTHIDAPFHFDEEGKRVGELDLAVYAGPAKVLDREGIGWIGPETLAGEEITGVERILIRTGAWKDRSRFPKAIPPVDPALAPWLKQRGIRLLGLDLPSVDPLDSKDLPAHHALARHGVHILEGVVLDEVQAGTYELVAFPLPLKQADGSPVRAALRPL